One stretch of Periplaneta americana isolate PAMFEO1 chromosome 1, P.americana_PAMFEO1_priV1, whole genome shotgun sequence DNA includes these proteins:
- the LOC138704343 gene encoding uncharacterized protein, translated as MHYTQVAVFGVIVLVTMVTFSNAQYCPPRIFVSLDCRNVDRCKITSQADCREGEEYWYPGRVRSCCGACVKRSLEKDEACSNDMMDSHVNGCKSGLCCSREKTCVVNAEPEDY; from the exons GTTGCAGTGTTTGGCGTCATAGTGCTGGTCACCATGGTGACATTTAGCAACGCTCAATATTGCCCACCCCGAATATTTGTGAGTTTGGACTGTCGTAATGTCGATAGATGTAAAATAACATCGCAAGCTGACTGCCGTGAGGGAGAAGAATATTGGTACCCGGGAAGAGTGCGCTCCTGCTGTGGTGCGTGCGTCAAGCGCTCGCTTG AAAAGGATGAAGCATGCTCAAATGATATGATGGATTCACATGTAAATGGTTGCAAGAGTGGGTTATGTTGCTCCAGAGAGAAAACATGTGTTGTTAATGCTGAGCCAGAAGATTACTGA